Within the Caldisalinibacter kiritimatiensis genome, the region TTAACGATTACACATGGTAGCTCAGCTCCCGCTATATATGAAATACCTTCTTGTTTTAATGCAATACCAGGACTTGATGATGATGTCATAACTCTAGCTCCTGATCCTGCTGCACCATAAACCATATTTATAGCTGCAACTTCACTTTCAGCTTGTAAAAATACTCCATCTACTTTTGGTAATTCTCTTGACATATATTCAGGTAACTCATTTTGTGGTGTAATTGGATAACCAAAGAAATATTTACAACCAGCTTTAATAGCTGCTGCACCTATGGCTTCATTACCTTTCATTAAAATTTTACCCATAATACATTTCCCTCCTTAAGTTTATTTTTCTATAATTCTTTCAACTTCAATAACTACATCAGGACAAATTGTTGCACAGTTTGCACACCCTATACATTTATCCATTTCTTTTACAGTAGCTGGATGATATCCTTTGATATTTATTCTTTCTTTGTCCATAACAACTATATTTACTGGACATACAGTTGTACATAATTCACAACCTTTACATAAATCTTCTTTAAATATTACTTTACCTCTAGCTTTAGCCATTTGCTTTACCCTCCCTTTATTTGGTAATAATTAAATTTTACTTAATTTTTTAATTCTAAATGCTCTATATTAGAGCATCCATTCTTCCCTCATATACAACTTTATTGGGAATATTTCTCCTTTGATGTGCTTTGGTAATTCCTTAGCTACATTTTCTAATGCAACTACATATTTAATAGGAATACCTGTCTTTTCTGAAACTTTTTCTACAAGTTCTTGCCCTTTTAATACTTCTTCTTTTGTTGTACTCTTTAATAAATGTGTATTATTAACTAAAGCAGTAACTTTAGCTCTAGACGCTTGTTCTATTTTCCTTAGATACTCAATAGTTTTATCTACTGTTTGTGTTTCACGCCTATTTGCATTTATAACGAAGAACATATCATATTCTCCATCTTTAAAA harbors:
- a CDS encoding 4Fe-4S dicluster domain-containing protein, producing the protein MAKARGKVIFKEDLCKGCELCTTVCPVNIVVMDKERINIKGYHPATVKEMDKCIGCANCATICPDVVIEVERIIEK